A region from the Musa acuminata AAA Group cultivar baxijiao chromosome BXJ1-10, Cavendish_Baxijiao_AAA, whole genome shotgun sequence genome encodes:
- the LOC103999971 gene encoding succinate dehydrogenase subunit 6, mitochondrial, whose protein sequence is MADSSDSSPMGFLWRHYEEVKEHWRSNFSFLDYYKKTLGRKEPLPKWTDADVEEFVASDPVYGPQLKAIRESRKYAIGGALLGAAHLGGVSLGYSKSPHGFVLATAFGALCGGVFGLEVAEHWGQLYKIDKQAANLRFLYWWEDKISGK, encoded by the exons ATGGCGGACAGCTCGGATTCCTCGCCCATGGGGTTCCTGTGGAGGCACTACGAGGAGGTGAAGGAGCACTGGAGGAGCAACTTCTCCTTCTTGGACTACTACAAGAAAACCTTGGGGCGCAAGGAGCCGCTCCCCAAGTGGACCGACGCCGACGTTGAGGAGTTCGTCGCTTCCGACCCCGTCTACGGTCCCCAG TTAAAGGCTATAAGGGAATCGAGGAAGTATGCAATTGGTGGAGCTCTATTGGGTGCGGCTCATTTAGGTGGTGTTTCCTTGGGATACTCAAAGAGTCCACATG GTTTTGTCTTGGCTACTGCATTTGGAGCCCTCTGTGGTGGCGTCTTTGGACTAGAAGTTGCTGAACACTgggggcaactctacaagatcgatAAGCAGGCAGCAAATCTCAGGTTCCTCTACTGGTGGGAGGACAAAATTTCAG GAAAGTAA
- the LOC103999972 gene encoding glucuronoxylan 4-O-methyltransferase 1-like — MRPKMQKIFSLKLLVSVLFLLFVLYWVMPPSSFRLQQQALSVPSTPPSCTKLPPSLADAILHYATLNITPQQTIDEISVAARVLREKSPCNFLVFGLGHDSLMWSALNHGGRTVFLEEDEAWIEAWRRRRLPVVAETYHVKYDTRVSEAEQLLELGARADCTAVGDLRRSGCRLALKQLPPVFYEVEWDLIMVDAPTGYHAGAPGRMAAIYTAGMAARWRKEGKTEVFVHDVDRAVEDRFSKAFLCEGYMKHEEGRLRHFTIPSHRANTELPFCPP, encoded by the coding sequence ATGAGGCCCAAGATGCAGAAGATCTTCAGCCTAAAGCTCCTCGTCTccgttctcttcctcctcttcgtgcTCTACTGGGTGATGCCTCCTTCATCCTTTCGGCTCCAGCAACAAGCTTTATCCGTTCCATCAACACCACCTTCGTGCACGAAGCTTCCGCCCTCCTTGGCGGACGCCATCCTCCACTACGCCACCCTCAACATCACTCCCCAGCAAACCATCGACGAGATCTCCGTCGCAGCTCGAGTCCTGCGGGAGAAGTCCCCGTGTAACTTCCTGGTCTTCGGCCTCGGCCACGACAGCCTCATGTGGAGCGCGCTCAACCACGGCGGCCGCACCGTGTTCCTCGAGGAAGACGAGGCGTGGATCGAGGCCTGGCGGCGTCGGCGGCTCCCGGTGGTGGCGGAGACCTACCACGTCAAGTACGACACGAGGGTGAGCGAGGCGGAGCAGCTGCTGGAGTTGGGCGCGCGGGCGGACTGCACGGCCGTCGGCGACTTGAGGCGGTCCGGGTGCCGGTTGGCGCTGAAGCAATTGCCGCCCGTGTTCTACGAGGTGGAGTGGGACCTGATCATGGTGGACGCGCCCACCGGGTACCACGCCGGCGCTCCGGGGAGGATGGCGGCGATATACACGGCCGGCATGGCGGCGAGGTGGAGGAAGGAGGGGAAGACTGAGGTGTTCGTGCATGATGTGGATCGGGCCGTGGAGGACAGGTTCTCCAAGGCCTTCCTGTGCGAGGGGTACATGAAGCACGAGGAGGGGCGGTTGAGGCATTTCACCATTCCCAGCCACAGGGCCAACACGGAGCTGCCATTTTGCCCTCCATAG